From Drosophila yakuba strain Tai18E2 chromosome 2L, Prin_Dyak_Tai18E2_2.1, whole genome shotgun sequence, one genomic window encodes:
- the LOC6528944 gene encoding voltage-dependent calcium channel type D subunit alpha-1 isoform X10, translated as MNTGDRKEQASLTPQQQQSPQQSEQQQPITRHDALDSSSANNKLNHKHNNDKDKDTTSDKSWETGRDLLPASVVIVDESCASKSQKQPIESSIVSRGGATSSSQRRRQLQFQRQKEARLYDRGDGDREREREREASTSTSTSTSASTTTTNTVMGGGELVNCIAYDDNTLVIERKPSPSSPSTSRRYLKAETPTRGSRKYNRRSSAKSDLEVVVAKAEHHHQHRSPTVTLPVPAYPLTTSASAGSSPTGAGLGLGAGLGTASGTVLQQSCSTLDPSEDPNQPSGTRRRPTSTELALSNVTSQIVNNATYKLDFKQRRHKSNNGASESGSLTGIAPGPATSPGAVGPSSSSGKRRKSSCTSCGGGGISAPPPRLTPEETWQLQPQNSVTSAGSTNSSFSSGGGRDDNSSYSAVGGDSSSSNSCNCDITGDNSTLHGFGVGDVCSFIADCDDNSEDDDGDPNNQDLSSQTLRTAAIVAAVAAAAKEQAQEQSLADCESFSDRRQDADEDVRIIQDSCGGNNDSLEDVGEVDDNADVVVRKNSRNRPSIRRTCRITEEDDDDENADYGDFDREDQELDDEEPEGTTIDIDEQEQQQDQEDSAEEEDDDEDVDEYFEEEEDDTQAFSPFYSSSAELIDNFGGGAGKFFNIMDFERGASGAGGFSPNGNGGPGSGDVSRTARYDSGEGDLGGGNNIMGIDSMGIANIPETMNGTTIGPSGAGGQKAGAAAGAAGQKRQQRRGKPQPDRPQRALFCLSVKNPLRALCIRIVEWKPFEFLILLTIFANCIALAVYTPYPGSDSNVTNQTLEKVEYIFLVIFTSECVMKILAYGFVLHNGAYLRNGWNLLDFTIVVIGAISTALSQLMKDAFDVKALRAFRVLRPLRLVSGVPSLQVVLNSILKAMVPLFHIALLVLFVIIIYAIIGLELFSGKLHKACRDEITGEHEETVRPCGVGYQCPPGYKCYGGWDGPNDGITNFDNFGLAMLTVFQCVTLEGWTDVLYSIQDAMGSDWQWMYFISMVILGAFFVMNLILGVLSGEFSKERNKAKNRGDFQKLREKQQIEEDLRGYLDWITQAEDIEPDAVGGLISDGKGKQPNEMDSTENLGEEMPEVQMTESRWRKMKKDFDRVNRRMRRACRKAVKSQAFYWLIIVLVFLNTGVLATEHYGQLDWLDNFQEYTNVFFIGLFTCEMLLKMYSLGFQGYFVSLFNRFDCFVVIGSITETLLTNTGMMPPLGVSVLRCVRLLRVFKVTKYWRSLSNLVASLLNSIQSIASLLLLLFLFIVIFALLGMQVFGGKFNFDGKVEKSRMNFDCFWQALLTVFQIMTGEDWNAVMYTGINAYGGVSSYGALACIYFIILFICGNYILLNVFLAIAVDNLADADSLSEVEKEEEPHDESAQKKSHSPTPTIDGMDDHLSIDIDMEQQELDDEDKMDHETLSDEEHREMCEEEEEVDEEGMITARPRRMSEVNTATKIQPIPPGTSFFLFSQTNRFRVFCHWLCNHSNFGNVILCCIMFSSAMLAAENPLKANDDLNKVLNKFDYFFTAVFTIELILKLISYGFVLHDGAFCRSAFNLLDLLVVCVSLISLVSSSNAISVVKILRVLRVLRPLRAINRAKGLKHVVQCVIVAVKTIGNIVLVTCLLQFMFAVIGVQLFKGKFFKCSDGSKMTEAECYGTYLVYDDGDVHKPRLREREWSNNRFHFDDVAKGMLTLFTVSTFEGWPGLLYVSIDSNKENGGPIHNFRPIVAAYYIIYIIIIAFFMVNIFVGFVIVTFQNEGEQEYKNCDLDKNQRNCIEFALKAKPVRRYIPKHGIQYKVWWFVTSSSFEYTIFILIMINTVTLAMKFYNQPLWYTELLDALNMIFTAVFALEFVFKLAAFRFKNYFGDAWNVFDFIIVLGSFIDIVYSEIKSKDTSQIAECDIVEGCKSTKKSAGSNLISINFFRLFRVMRLVKLLSKGEGIRTLLWTFIKSFQALPYVALLIVLLFFIYAVVGMQVFGKIALDGGNAITANNNFQTFQQAVLVLFRSATGEAWQEIMMSCSAQPDVKCDMGSDTPGEPCGSSIAYPYFISFYVLCSFLIINLFVAVIMDNFDYLTRDWSILGPHHLDEFIRLWSEYDPDAKGRIKHLDVVTLLRKISPPLGFGKLCPHRMACKRLVSMNMPLNSDGTVLFNATLFAVVRTSLSIKTDGNIDDANSELRATIKQIWKRTNPKLLDQVVPPPGNDDEVTVGKFYATYLIQDYFRRFKKRKEQEGKEGHPDSNTVTLQAGLRTLHEVSPALKRAISGNLDELDQEPEPMHRRHHTLFGSVWSSIRRHGNGTFRRSAKASASQSNGALAIGGSASAALGVGGSSLMLGSADPAGGDYLYDTLNRSVADGVNNITRNIMQARLAAAGKLQDELQGTGSGGELRTFGESISMRPLAKNGGGAATVAGTLPPEANAINYDNRNRGILLHPYNNVYAPNGALPGHERMIQSTPASPYDQRRLPTSSDMNGLAESLIGGVLAAEGLGKYCDSEFVGTAAREMQEALDMTPEEMNLAAHQILSNEHSLSLIGSSNGSIFGGSAGGLGGAGSGGVGVGGLGGSSSIRNAFGGSGSGPSSVSPQHQPYSGTLNSPPIPDNRLRRVATVTTTNNNNKSQVSQKNSSSLNVRANVNSQMNMSPTVQRVQQQSPQRGQGNQTYSS; from the exons ATGAATACAG GAGACCGTAAGGAGCAAGCCTCGTTAAcaccgcaacagcaacaatcgCCGCAGCAGtcagagcaacagcaaccaatTACCCGACACGATGCCTTGGATAGTTCTAGTGCTAACAATAAACTAAATCATAAACACAATAAcgataaggataaggatacCACTAGCGATAAGAGCTGGGAGACGGGCAGAGATTTATTGCCGGCCAGTGTTGTCATCGTCGATGAATCATGTGCCTCGAAAAGTCAGAAACAACCAATCGAGTCGAGCATTGTTTCGCGAGGTGGAGCCACCTCCTCATCGCAACGTCGCCGGCAATTGCAATTCCAGCGACAAAAGGAGGCCAGACTTTATGACCGAGGAGATGGGGATCGAGAACGGGAGCGAGAGCGGGAAGCCTCAACCTCGACCTCAACCTCGACCTccgcctccaccaccaccacgaaTACTGTGATGGGTGGAGGGGAGCTGGTGAACTGTATAGCTTACGATGACAACACCCTGGTTATCGAGAGGAAACCCTCGCCCTCTTCCCCATCCACCAGCCGGCGGTATCTGAAGGCCGAAACGCCGACGCGTGGCAGTCGAAAGTACAACCGCAGGTCATCGGCGAAAAGTGATTTGGAAGTGGTCGTTGCCAAAGCGGAACACCATCATCAGCATCGATCGCCGACGGTAACGCTTCCGGTTCCAGCTTACCCACTAACCACATCGGCATCGGCAGGATCCTCGCCCACGGGAgcgggattgggattgggagcCGGGCTGGGAACTGCCTCGGGAACAGTTCTGCAACAAAG CTGCAGTACACTCGATCCATCCGAGGATCCGAATCAGCCGAGCGGGACCAGGAGGCGACCCACCAGCACCGAGCTCGCCCTCAGCAACGTCACCAGTCAGATTGTGAACAACGCCACCTACAAGCTAGACTTCAAGCAACGTCGTCACAAAAGCAACAACGGAGCCAGTGAGTCAGGATCTCTAACTGGAATAGCCCCAGGACCGGCGACAAGTCCCGGAGCAGTAGGGCCCTCCAGCTCCAGCGGCAAACGCCGCAAGTCCAGTTGCACATCCTGCGGCGGAGGTGGCATAAGTGCCCCGCCCCCAAGACTAACGCCCGAGGAGACGTGGCAACTACAACCGCAGAACAGTGTTACCAGTGCCGGCAGCACAAACAGTAGTTTTAGCAGCGGCGGCGGACGCGACGATAATAGTAGTTATAGTGCCGTGGGTGGCgatagcagcagcagcaatagtTGCAACTGCGATATCACCGGTGATAACAGTACATTGCATGGTTTTGGGGTCGGCGACGTTTGTAGTTTTATCGCCGATTGTGACGACAATAGCGAGGACGACGACGGCGATCCGAACAACCAGGATCTCAGCTCGCAAACCCTGCGCACAGCGGCCATCGTAGCGGCAGTTGCGGCTGCAGCCAAGGAACAGGCCCAGGAACAATCGCTCGCCGACTGCGAGAGCTTCAGCGATCGGCGCCAGGATGCCGATGAGGATGTCCGCATCATCCAGGATAGCTGCGGCGGCAACAACGACTCTCTCGAAGACGTCGGTGAAGTGGACGACAACGCCGACGTTGTCGTGAGAAAGAACTCGAGAAATCGGCCCTCCATCAGAAGGACATGCAGAATAAccgaggaggacgacgacgacgagaaCGCGGACTACGGTGATTTCGATCGGGAGGATCAAGAGCTAGACGACGAGGAGCCAGAGGGCACGACCATCGACATTGATgagcaggaacagcagcaggacCAAGAAGATTCCGCTGAAGAGgaagacgacgacgaggacgtCGACGAGTACtttgaggaggaggaggacgacaCCCAGGCCTTTTCACCATTCTACTCCAGTTCCGCGGAGCTAATTGATAATTTTGGTGGCGGTGCGGGCAAGTTCTTCAACATTATGGACTTTGAACGTGGAGCCTCCGGCGCCGGAGGCTTTTCGCCAAACGGCAACGGCGGTCCCGGCAGCGGAGATGTTTCACGGACGGCGAGATACGATTCCGGGGAGGGAGATCTGGGCGGCGGCAACAATATCATGG GCATCGATTCTATGGGCATTGCAAACATTCCGGAAACCATGAACGGCACCACAATTGGACCAAGTGGAGCTGGTGGCCAAAaagctggtgctgctgcaggtgCCGCAGGCCAAAAGAGACAACAGCGCCGGGGAAAGCCGCAACCAGACAGACCACAACGAGCATTATTTTGCCTGAGCGTCAAAAATCCCCTGCGAGCCTTGTGCATTCGCATCGTGGAGTGGAA ACCATTTGAGTTCCTCATTTTGTTAACCATTTTTGCCAACTGTATTGCATTGGCTGTTTACACCCCTTATCCAGGAAGCGATTCAAACGTGACGAATCAAACCTTG GAAAAAGTTGAATATATATTCCTCGTTATATTCACATCGGAATGTGTTATGAAAATTTTAGCATATGGTTTTGTGTTACATAATGGTGCATATCTAAGAAATGGATGGAATTTATTAGATTTTACAATTGTAGTTATAGG GGCAATAAGCACTGCACTCTCCCAATTGATGAAGGACGCCTTTGATGTGAAGGCCCTACGTGCCTTTCGAGTGCTACGTCCACTGCGACTTGTATCGGGTGTACCAA GTCTACAGGTTGTGctgaattcaattttaaagGCCATGGTGCCACTGTTTCACATTGCACTCCTGGTCCTATTCGTAATCATAATCTATGCGATCATTGGCTTAGAGCTCTTCTCTGGCAAATTGCACAAGGCGTGTCGCGATGAGATCACAG GTGAACACGAGGAAACCGTCCGCCCCTGCGGAGTGGGTTACCAGTGTCCGCCAGGCTATAAGTGCTACGGCGGATGGGATGGACCAAACGACGGCATCACCAACTTCGACAACTTTGGCCTGGCCATGCTAACGGTGTTCCAGTGCGTCACTCTCGAGGGCTGGACTGATGTCCTGTATAGC ATCCAAGATGCAATGGGCAGCGATTGGCAATGGATGTATTTCATTTCCATGGTTATCCTCGGTGCCTTCTTCGTGATGAATTTGATTCTCGGTGTGTTGTCCGGTGAGTTCTCCAAGGAACGTAACAAGGCAAAAAACCGGGGTGACTTCCAGAAGCTGCGCGAGAAGCAGCAGATCGAAGAGGATTTGCGGGGCTATCTCGATTGGATTACCCAAGCCGAGGACATTGAACCAGACGCTGTGGGAGGCCTAATATCTGATGGCAAAGGAAAGCAGCCCAACGAAATGGATTCCACCGAGAACCTGGGGGAGGAAATGCCCGAAGTCCAAATGACTGAATCACGCTGGCGCAAAATGAAGAAGGACTTCGATCGAGTCAATAGACGAATGCGAAGGGCCTGTCGCAAGGCAGTCAAGTCACAGGCATTCTACTGGCTCATCATTGTTTTGGTCTTTCTCAATACTGGTGTCTTGGCCACGGAGCATTATGGGCAACTGGATTGGCTGGATAACTTCCAGG AGTACACAAACGTGTTCTTCATCGGTCTGTTCACCTGTGAAATGTTGTTGAAGATGTACAGTTTGGGCTTTCAGGGCTACTTCGTTTCGCTGTTCAATCGTTTTGATTGTTTCGTGGTGATTGGCAGTATTACAGAAACCCTGTTAACAAACACGGGAATGATGCCTCCATTGGGTGTCTCCGTGCTGCGATGTGTACGTCTCCTGAGAGTCTTTAAAGTAACTAA GTACTGGCGGTCGCTCTCAAATCTCGTTGCTTCCTTATTGAACTCTATACAATCGATCGCTTCACTTTTGTTACTGCTCTTCCTATTTATTGTGATATTTGCTCTGCTGGGCATGCAAGTTTTTGGcggtaaatttaattttgatggCAAAGTAGAGAAGTCTCGAATGAATTTCGACTGCTTCTGGCAGGCTCTACTCACAGTCTTTCAG ATCATGACTGGTGAGGATTGGAATGCTGTGATGTATACGGGCATCAATGCCTATGGCGGTGTGTCCTCTTATGGTGCCTTGGCCTgtatttactttattattttgtttatttgcggTAACTACATCCTGCTAAACGTGTTCTTGGCCATTGCTGTGGATAATTTGGCCGATGCCGACTCGCTATCTGAGGTCGAAAAAGAAGAGGAACCC caCGATGAATCTGCTCAGAAGAAGTCACACAGTCCAACTCCAACAATTGATGGCATGGATGATCATCTCAGCATAGATATCGATATGGAGCAACAGGAACTGGATGACGAAGACAAAAT GGACCATGAAACTCTATCTGACGAGGAACACCGTGAAATGTGcgaggaggaagaggaag TGGATGAAGAAGGCATGATTACAGCACGACCCCGACGTATGTCCGAGGTTAATACGGCAACGAAAATTCAACCCATACCGCCGGGCAcatcattttttcttttctcacAAACGAACAG ATTTCGAGTCTTCTGCCATTGGCTTTGCAATCACAGCAATTTCGGCAACGTAATCCTGTGTTGCATTATGTTTTCATCGGCTATGTTGGCCGCAGAGAATCCTCTGAAAGCCAATGATGACCTGAATAAA gtgctcaataaatttgattattttttcaCGGCAGTTTTCACAATAGAACTGATTCTGAAATTGATTTCATACGGCTTCGTATTACACGACGGAGCCTTTTGCAGATCCGCATTTAATCTATTAGATTTACTTGTGGTCTGCGTGTCATTGATTTCTCTAGTGTCCAG TTCGAATGCGATTTCAGTCGTGAAAATTCTACGTGTGCTCCGTGTTTTAAGGCCACTAAGAGCCATTAATCGTGCCAAGGGACTGAAG CATGTTGTTCAATGTGTCATAGTCGCTGTTAAGACTATCGGAAATATTGTGCTCGTCACATGCCTACTGCAGTTCATGTTTGCCGTAATAGGAGTCCAGTTGTTTAAG GGAAAATTTTTCAAGTGCAGTGATGGTTCCAAAATGACGGAAGCGGAATGCTA CGGAACTTATCTAGTCtatgatgatggtgatgttCATAAGCCGCGACTTAGGGAACGGGAATGGAGTAACAATCGGTTCCATTTCGATGATGTGGCCAAGGGAATGTTGACTTTGTTCACAGTGTCCACCTTTGAGGGTTGGCCAGG TTTGCTGTACGTTTCAATTGATTCGAATAAGGAAAACGGCGGTCCAATACACAACTTCCGTCCGATCGTTGCTGCCTACTATATAAtctacattattattattgcctTCTTTATGGTGAACATATTCGTTGGTTTCGTTATCGTCACTTTCCAAAATGAGGGTGAACAGGAATATAAGAATTGTGATCTGGATAAAAATCAACGCAATTGCATAGAATTTGCCTTGAAAGCGAAACCCGTAAGACGATATATACCAAAGCATGGTATACAATATAAGGTCTGGTGGTTTGTAACGTCATCATCCTTTGAGTACACAATATTCATACTGATCATGATAAACACGGTAACGCTGGCTATGAAGTTTTATAATCAGCCGTTGTGGTACACGGAACTTTTAGATGCCTTGAATATGATATTTACGGCGGTGTTTGCTttggaatttgtttttaaattagcCGCATTTCGATTTAAG AACTACTTTGGAGATGCCTGGAACGTCTTCGACTTTATAATCGTTTTAGGCAGTTTCATTGACATTGTCTACTCTGAGATTAAG agCAAGGATACTTCTCAGATAGCAGAATGTGACATTGTAGAGGGCTGCAAATCTACTAAAAAATCG GCTGGTTCAAATTTAATATCCATCAACTTCTTCCGATTGTTTCGAGTGATGCGACTTGTGAAACTTCTCAGCAAAGGCGAAGGCATACGAACATTACTGTGGACTTTTATCAAATCTTTCCAGGCACTACCTTATGTAGCCCTGCTAATTGTTCTtctatttttcatttatgcgGTTGTGGGGATGCAA GTTTTTGGCAAAATTGCTTTAGATGGTGGCAACGCCATTACGGCTAATAACAATTTCCAAACCTTTCAGCAGGCTGTTTTAGTACTATTCCGATCGGCCACCGGAGAAGCTTGGCAGGAAATCATGATGTCCTGCTCGGCCCAACCGGATGTGAAGTGCGATATGGGTTCAGATACGCCGGGAGAACCATGCGGCTCCTCTATAGCCTATCCCTACTTTATTTCCTTCTATGTTCTCTGCTCGTTTTTG ATCATCAATCTCTTCGTGGCCGTCATTATGGACAATTTTGACTATCTGACGCGGGATTGGTCCATTTTGGGTCCCCATCACCTGGATGAGTTCATTCGTCTTTGGAGCGAGTACGACCCGGATGCCAAGGGGCGCATCAAACACTTGGACGTGGTCACATTGCTGAGAAAGATCTCCCCACCACTTGGCTTCGGCAAACTGTGTCCGCATAGAATGGCCTGCAAACGGCTGGTTTCCATGAACATGCCCCTCAACTCAGATGGAACGGTTCTCTTTAATGCCACACTTTTTGCGGTCGTACGCACTTCGCTGAGCATCAAAACGGACGGTAACATCGATGATGCCAACTCCGAGCTGCGCGCCACGATCAAGCAGATCTGGAAGCGGACCAATCCGAAGCTCCTGGATCAGGTTGTTCCACCGCCGGGCAACGATGACGAGGTGACCGTCGGCAAGTTCTACGCCACATATCTAATTCAGGACTACTTCCGCCGCTTTAAAAAGCGCAAGGAACAGGAGGGCAAGGAGGGTCATCCGGACAGCAATACCGTCACTCTGCAGGCCGGCTTGCGAACCCTACACGAAGTGTCCCCAGCTCTCAAGAGAGCCATCTCCGGTAATCTCGACGAGCTGGACCAGGAGCCGGAGCCCATGCATCGA CGCCACCATACGCTCTTTGGCAGCGTGTGGTCATCGATCCGCCGACATGGAAATGGAACCTTCAGGCGAAGTGCCAAGGCCTCTGCTTCTCAGAGCAACGGAGCTCTGGCGATCGGTGGATCCGCGTCCGCAGCCTTGGGCGTGGGCGGTAGCTCGCTGATGCTAGGGAGCGCCGATCCCGCTGGCGGGGACTATCTGTATGACACCTTGAACCGCAGCGTGGCCGATGGAGTGAACAATATAACGCGGAACATAATGCAGGCCCGATTGGCGGCAGCCGGAAAGCTACAGGACGAACTGCAGGGGACAGGCAGTGGCGGAGAGCTAAGGACATTCGGCGAGAGCATATCCATGCGAccgctggccaaaaatggaGGTGGAGCGGCCACTGTGGCCGGAACACTGCCGCCTGAGGCAAATGCCATTAACTATGA CAACCGCAATCGTGGTATTTTATTGCATCCATATAACAATG